A stretch of the Panicum virgatum strain AP13 chromosome 9N, P.virgatum_v5, whole genome shotgun sequence genome encodes the following:
- the LOC120691149 gene encoding nascent polypeptide-associated complex subunit alpha-like protein 1, translating to MTAQTAEELADQITAEELAAQIEQQKLEEQKTEADEVVVEDEEDDDEDDDDDDKDDDEGQEGDASGKSKQSRSEKKSRKAMLKLGMKPITGVSRVTVKKSKNILFVISKPDVFKSPNSDTYVIFGEAKIEDLSSQLQTQAAEQFKAPDLSQMISKPETSGLGQEDNEEEVDETGVEPKDIELVMTQASVSRPKAVRALKAADGDIVSAIMELTT from the exons ATGACGGCGCAGACCGCCGAGGAGCTCGCCGACCAGATCACCGCCGAGGAGCTCGCCGCCCAGATCGAGCAGCAGAAGCTCGAGGAGCAGAAGACCGAG GCAGATGAGGTTGTGGTTGAGGATGAGGAGGATgacgatgaggatgatgacgatgatgacaaggatgatgatgagg GACAAGAAGGCGATGCCAGTGGCAAATCAAAGCAAAGCAGGAGTGAGAAGAAGAGCCGCAAGGCCATGCTGAAACTTGGCATGAAGCCGATCACTGGTGTCAGCCGTGTCACTGTGAAGAAAAGCAAGAAT ATACTGTTTGTCATCTCCAAGCCAGATGTGTTCAAGAGCCCAAACTCAGACACCTATGTCATCTTTGGTGAGGCCAAGATCGAGGACCTCAGCTCCCAGCTGCAGACCCAGGCTGCGGAACAGTTCAAGGCTCCTGACTTGAGCCAGATGATCTCCAAGCCTGAGACATCTGGCCTAGGCCAGGAGGACAATGAGGAGGAGGTTGATGAGACTGGTGTCGAGCCAAAGGACATTGAGCTGGTGATGACGCAGGCATCCGTATCGAGGCCCAAGGCTGTCAGGGCCCTCAAGGCTGCCGATGGGGACATTGTCTCTGCCATTATGGAGCTGACCACTTAG
- the LOC120689248 gene encoding atherin-like, which produces MNASSEGDDAPAARGSRTAASTATLSDQARTWARPASAARVTPPHVEAIADRSRRHKHQQPSLTALTTATGAATPPWAPPPALRAPAPAARAPVPCSQRLAAAAATAIGRIPARCTRAAAPVPLPGHGRPEPERQRPKRTPRPACLRAPASSPASGHRIRPWRPQRRPWRRATGSSHGGPRSGRRSHQQRHRLSGGELPAAPPVAAPVR; this is translated from the coding sequence ATGAATGCCTCATCAGAGGGCGACGACGCGCCGGCTGCACGCGGCAGCCGCACAGCTGCATCGACAGCCACCCTCTCCGACCAGGCCCGCACATGGGCCAGACCTGCCTCCGCCGCTCGCGTGACACCGCCGCACGTCGAGGCCATCGCCGACCGTAGCCGCCGGCACAAGCACCAGCAGCCGTCGCTGACGGCCCTGACCACAGCCACGGGCGCCGCCACACCACCATGGGCACCGCCCCCCGCCTTGAGAGCGCCAGCCCCGGCCGCCAGGGCACCCGTCCCCTGCTCCCAGCgtttggccgccgccgccgccactgccatcGGACGGATCCCGGCCAGATGCACAAGGGCAGCAGCACCGGTCCCGCTGCCAGGCCACGGGAGGCCAGAACCGGAGCGCCAGCGCCCCAAACGAACCCCGCGCCCGGCCTGCCTCCGAGCCCCAGCGTCGTCCCCGGCGTCGGGCCACCGGATCCGGCCATGGAGGCCCCAGCGTCGTCCCTGGCGTCGGGCCACCGGATCCAGCCATGGAGGCCCCAGATCTGGTCGCCGGAGCCACCAGCAGCGCCACCGCCtgtccggcggcgagctccctgCGGCACCTCCTGTGGCCGCGCCCGTGAGGTGA